Proteins encoded by one window of Cylindrospermum stagnale PCC 7417:
- the atpH gene encoding ATP synthase F1 subunit delta, with the protein MISNIAIAKVAQSYAQALLSIAQSKNLTEEIGGDARTLQSLLSGNKDLQNFFSNPFIQSENKKALLRQILGESTSSYLRNFLLLLVDKRRIAFLDQILQQYLVLLRQLNQTVLAEVTSAVSLTEAQQQTIQEKVIALTKARQVELVTKIDGDLIGGVIIKVGSQVIDASLRGQLRRLSLRLSGS; encoded by the coding sequence ATGATCAGTAACATAGCAATAGCCAAAGTAGCCCAGTCTTACGCACAAGCCCTGTTGTCGATAGCGCAATCGAAAAACTTGACAGAAGAGATCGGGGGAGATGCGCGTACTCTCCAGAGCCTGCTATCGGGCAACAAAGATCTACAGAATTTTTTCAGCAACCCGTTTATTCAGTCTGAGAACAAAAAGGCCCTGCTCAGACAAATACTCGGTGAAAGTACTAGCTCCTACTTACGCAATTTTTTACTGCTGTTGGTAGACAAACGCCGGATTGCCTTTCTGGATCAGATTTTACAGCAGTATTTGGTACTGTTGCGGCAGCTGAATCAAACCGTATTAGCTGAAGTCACTTCTGCTGTTTCCCTAACAGAGGCACAACAGCAGACAATCCAAGAAAAGGTGATTGCCCTAACCAAGGCTCGTCAGGTGGAACTAGTAACCAAGATAGACGGCGACTTAATTGGTGGTGTAATTATCAAAGTAGGCTCTCAGGTAATTGACGCCAGTTTACGGGGTCAGCTGCGCCGCCTTTCATTGCGCTTAAGCGGAAGCTAG